One Saccharopolyspora erythraea NRRL 2338 genomic region harbors:
- a CDS encoding PucR family transcriptional regulator: protein MRAVGTERAGPVVDGLTVRDVLAMGILADAVVMAGAEGLDRPVQRINVMTVPNILPWTKEHEFMLSTDYPLPRSEDELVELVRQFAGRDVAVFGIKFGAYTRGLPQRVLETADRLAFPIVRIPEHVAFDDILSRVFSDIVNRQAATIARAQEIHSSFLHIVLAGGQLPEIAAKLSELLGGVAVFVVDEDGRTRASVHDADQLDRLVAAGLLDRHGRLRVSHLGLGSQAVAQDLIAVIAPVSAGELRYGRLLAVGPSEQMGPEVTVAVDQAAVVAALDVTRQLAVAAVERQFASNMLHDLVTGRGADIDGALARGAAFGWDLHRRLVVVVSRAEWALSCGRVKSTDPVLTQQRCLDLWSSEVHSQDPGGAAAGFATDLVAVVGAADDDPGAAARQMWTALKAKTRHEFSMGVSCPVEDPRQLSAAYEQARKALHMGRRTRGPGKVTLFSKLGLFRLLGLIDDVDELRGFVDDALGSLLGLERRERAELLKTLEVLLDSHLNVAEASRVLHFHYNTMRYRIRKLERLVGPFMSDSRLCLQLSVALQVRDMLEVTN, encoded by the coding sequence ATGCGAGCTGTCGGCACCGAGCGCGCGGGGCCTGTGGTTGACGGGCTCACAGTGCGCGACGTGCTCGCGATGGGGATCCTCGCCGACGCGGTCGTGATGGCCGGGGCCGAGGGCTTGGACCGTCCGGTGCAGCGGATCAACGTCATGACGGTGCCCAACATCCTTCCTTGGACCAAGGAACACGAGTTCATGCTGAGCACCGACTACCCGCTGCCGCGGTCGGAGGACGAACTCGTCGAGCTGGTGCGGCAGTTCGCGGGCAGAGACGTCGCGGTGTTCGGGATCAAGTTCGGTGCCTACACCCGGGGACTGCCGCAGCGGGTTCTCGAGACGGCCGACCGGCTGGCGTTCCCGATCGTGAGGATTCCCGAACACGTGGCCTTCGACGACATCCTCAGCCGCGTCTTCTCCGACATCGTCAACCGGCAGGCGGCCACCATCGCCAGGGCTCAGGAGATCCACAGCTCTTTCCTGCACATCGTGCTCGCGGGCGGGCAACTGCCCGAGATCGCGGCGAAGCTGTCGGAACTGCTCGGCGGGGTGGCCGTCTTCGTGGTCGACGAGGACGGCCGGACCAGGGCCTCGGTGCACGATGCCGACCAGCTCGACCGGCTCGTCGCGGCCGGTCTCCTCGATCGGCACGGCCGTTTGCGCGTGTCGCACCTCGGGCTCGGCTCCCAGGCGGTGGCCCAGGACCTGATCGCCGTCATCGCGCCGGTCTCGGCAGGCGAGCTCAGGTACGGCCGGCTGCTGGCCGTTGGTCCTTCCGAGCAGATGGGTCCCGAGGTCACGGTCGCTGTCGACCAGGCCGCGGTGGTCGCCGCGCTGGACGTGACGCGGCAGCTCGCCGTGGCCGCGGTGGAGCGGCAGTTCGCTTCCAACATGCTGCACGACCTGGTGACCGGCAGGGGGGCCGACATCGATGGCGCGCTGGCGCGCGGTGCCGCGTTCGGCTGGGATCTGCACCGTCGACTGGTCGTCGTGGTCAGCCGCGCCGAGTGGGCGTTGTCGTGTGGAAGGGTGAAGTCCACGGACCCGGTCCTCACCCAGCAGCGCTGCCTGGATCTGTGGTCCTCCGAGGTGCACAGCCAGGATCCTGGCGGCGCGGCGGCGGGGTTCGCGACCGACCTCGTGGCCGTGGTCGGTGCCGCCGACGACGATCCGGGCGCGGCCGCGCGTCAGATGTGGACAGCGCTGAAGGCGAAGACCCGGCACGAGTTCTCCATGGGGGTCAGCTGCCCCGTCGAAGATCCGCGGCAGCTCTCGGCCGCCTACGAGCAGGCGCGCAAAGCTCTGCACATGGGACGGCGGACCCGGGGCCCGGGCAAGGTCACGTTGTTCTCGAAGCTCGGGCTCTTCCGCCTGCTCGGTCTGATCGACGACGTCGACGAGCTGCGCGGGTTCGTCGACGACGCGCTCGGCTCGCTCCTCGGCCTCGAACGCAGGGAACGCGCGGAGCTGCTGAAGACGCTCGAGGTCCTGCTGGACAGCCATCTCAACGTCGCAGAGGCCTCTCGCGTGCTGCATTTCCACTACAACACCATGCGTTACCGGATCAGGAAGCTCGAGCGGCTCGTCGGGCCGTTCATGTCCGACAGCCGGCTGTGCCTGCAGCTGTCGGTGGCGTTGCAGGTGCGCGACATGCTCGAGGTCACCAACTGA
- a CDS encoding cytochrome: MSVLTRSVKPSEITCVVLVDEDGRPQQTITRNRFLLGVAGPYGHALHVRKPAARLADEPRVLTTSYSADALINEFGSAGEADLLTQYAGPLTLRVLTWLFGCPTDLGQRLLADMAHIADAADAGAAGEAGADLDECLRRLVHLKRGHPGRGVTSRLMAHSAQLSDDEVVHQLVILMGVSGEAQQNLISNALRLLLSDERFAGDLSGGSLPVEDALDEVLWADPPIANHSTAYPTREVHLDGVHLPRVNRW, from the coding sequence ATGTCAGTACTGACGAGGTCCGTCAAACCTTCTGAGATCACCTGCGTCGTGCTGGTCGACGAGGACGGCCGTCCACAGCAGACCATCACGCGCAACCGGTTCCTGCTGGGGGTCGCGGGACCCTACGGACATGCCCTGCACGTCAGGAAACCAGCGGCGCGCCTTGCGGATGAACCCCGCGTGTTGACGACCTCGTACAGCGCAGATGCGTTGATCAACGAGTTCGGCTCGGCCGGTGAGGCCGACCTGCTGACCCAGTACGCCGGGCCTTTGACGCTGCGGGTCCTCACCTGGCTGTTCGGCTGCCCGACCGATCTCGGGCAGCGCTTGCTCGCCGACATGGCTCACATCGCCGACGCGGCCGATGCCGGCGCGGCCGGAGAAGCCGGCGCTGACCTCGACGAGTGCCTTCGGCGCCTCGTGCACCTCAAACGCGGACATCCCGGCAGAGGCGTCACATCGCGGCTCATGGCGCACTCCGCGCAGCTCAGCGACGACGAGGTGGTCCACCAGCTCGTCATCCTCATGGGCGTCAGCGGCGAAGCGCAGCAGAACCTGATCTCCAACGCACTGCGCCTCCTGCTGTCCGACGAGCGGTTCGCCGGTGACCTCTCCGGCGGCTCCCTTCCCGTCGAGGACGCGCTCGACGAGGTGCTCTGGGCGGACCCGCCGATCGCCAACCACTCGACCGCCTACCCCACGCGAGAGGTCCACCTCGACGGCGTCCACCTGCCGCGGGTGAACCGGTGGTGA
- a CDS encoding branched-chain amino acid ABC transporter permease produces the protein MSEIGQYLGNGLTLGAIYALMAVGLTLVFGYMNVVNFAHGEFYMIGAYLSYTVADVLGLSFISGLLAAVLGAIVLGLAIDSGVLRKLREHEDIALPILATIGISILLQNGAMLVWSPVPQTAGSPFSSDSIDLLVARTTPRNIFIVVVVAVTILAAHLLMTRTRIGLDMRATFQDSTASWLMGVNVRRVYAMTFALGAALAALSGVLIATIFQITPTMGALATAKSFVVVILGGLGSFPGAIVGGLLLGLVESLGAGYLSAGYKDAFGLLVLLAVLLLLPQGLFGARKVVQE, from the coding sequence GTGTCGGAGATCGGACAATACCTCGGCAACGGTCTCACGCTGGGAGCGATCTACGCGCTGATGGCGGTAGGCCTCACGCTCGTTTTCGGCTACATGAACGTGGTCAACTTCGCCCACGGCGAGTTCTACATGATCGGGGCCTATCTGTCCTACACGGTCGCCGACGTTCTGGGCCTGTCTTTCATCAGCGGACTGCTCGCCGCGGTCCTGGGCGCGATCGTGCTCGGACTGGCGATCGACTCGGGCGTGCTGCGCAAGCTCCGCGAGCACGAGGACATCGCTCTGCCGATCCTGGCCACGATCGGGATCTCGATCCTGTTGCAGAACGGGGCGATGCTCGTGTGGAGCCCGGTTCCGCAGACCGCCGGGTCACCGTTCTCCAGCGACAGCATCGACCTGCTCGTGGCGCGCACGACACCGCGCAACATCTTCATCGTCGTCGTGGTCGCGGTGACGATCCTGGCGGCGCACCTGCTGATGACCCGCACCCGCATCGGCCTGGACATGCGCGCCACGTTCCAGGACTCGACGGCGAGCTGGCTGATGGGCGTCAACGTCCGCCGCGTGTACGCGATGACGTTCGCACTGGGAGCGGCGCTGGCCGCGCTGTCGGGCGTGCTCATCGCGACGATCTTCCAGATCACCCCGACGATGGGGGCGCTGGCCACGGCGAAGTCGTTCGTTGTGGTCATCCTCGGCGGACTGGGCTCGTTCCCCGGGGCGATCGTCGGTGGGCTGCTGCTCGGCCTGGTCGAAAGCCTCGGCGCCGGATACCTGTCGGCCGGGTACAAGGACGCGTTCGGGCTCCTGGTCCTCCTCGCGGTGCTCCTGCTGCTTCCGCAGGGACTGTTCGGCGCGCGCAAGGTGGTGCAGGAATGA
- a CDS encoding LLM class F420-dependent oxidoreductase, protein MAQINFSSRVGVWWTSDAWPINDVIARAREIEQLGYASLFYGEAGGKETFTQAAALLGGTERLVVGTGIANIHARSAPASESGARTLGALHPGRFVLGLGVSHAPLVERGYAGSYSKPLSTMREYLRAMDAVPAEIEPGEQRPARLLAALGPKMIELSGSAGDGAHPYLVTPEQTARTRELLGPGKWVVSEQAVALTADRETGLRRAHQHLHMYSQLPNYQKSWLRQGFDESDLVVGGSDKLAEHMVAIGDAEAVAAHVKRHLDAGADHVLVQVLGDDPSTDPLPGLRELAPALGLS, encoded by the coding sequence ATGGCCCAGATCAACTTCAGCTCTCGCGTCGGCGTCTGGTGGACCAGCGACGCGTGGCCGATCAACGACGTGATCGCCCGTGCCCGCGAGATCGAGCAGCTCGGCTATGCCTCGTTGTTCTACGGCGAAGCCGGCGGCAAGGAGACCTTCACCCAGGCCGCCGCGCTGTTGGGCGGCACCGAGCGGCTGGTGGTCGGCACCGGCATCGCCAACATCCATGCGCGCAGCGCCCCGGCCAGCGAATCCGGTGCCCGCACGCTCGGGGCGCTGCACCCGGGCCGGTTCGTGCTCGGGCTGGGTGTCAGCCACGCCCCGCTGGTCGAGCGCGGCTACGCCGGCTCCTACTCCAAACCGCTGAGCACCATGCGGGAGTACCTGCGGGCCATGGACGCGGTGCCGGCCGAGATCGAGCCGGGGGAGCAGCGCCCTGCCCGGTTGCTGGCCGCGCTGGGCCCGAAGATGATCGAGCTGTCCGGCAGCGCCGGCGACGGGGCCCACCCGTACCTGGTGACCCCGGAGCAGACCGCACGCACCCGGGAACTGCTCGGCCCCGGCAAGTGGGTGGTCAGCGAGCAGGCGGTCGCGCTCACCGCGGACCGGGAGACCGGGCTGCGCCGCGCGCACCAGCACCTGCACATGTACTCGCAGCTGCCGAACTACCAGAAGTCGTGGCTGCGCCAGGGGTTCGACGAGTCCGACCTGGTCGTCGGAGGCTCGGACAAGCTGGCCGAGCACATGGTCGCGATCGGTGACGCCGAGGCCGTCGCCGCCCACGTGAAGCGGCACCTGGACGCGGGTGCCGACCACGTGCTCGTCCAGGTCCTCGGCGACGACCCCTCCACCGACCCGCTACCCGGGCTGCGCGAACTCGCCCCGGCCCTCGGCCTGAGCTGA
- a CDS encoding branched-chain amino acid ABC transporter permease: MNTLLRSRVWRVAVSVAVVGLLFAGGMLAGPYQTQIAVLAAIYVIMASSLNLVLGYSGLLSLGHQAYFGLGAYVSAIASTALGVPMVLAVVVSAVVALVVAWLIGRVTLRLRAAFFVIATFAVAEIFRQVALNWVELTGGPMGYSEIPPIGMFGYELVRPKEVFPVVFAVALFIVIAIARLASSGLGYSMRGLAENENLARAVGIDTSRNATIAFSLSGAMAAVAGSLYAHTVGFVSPEVFGFAIMINTLLMVIAGGMGTVLGPVIGAVLFTQLPEMLRFSDEWRLVIYGLVLVLLVRFMPRGLWGTALHVMRQRALAAEAPAGDEGEADAAEKLDRKGARHAQS; the protein is encoded by the coding sequence ATGAACACCTTGCTCCGGTCCCGCGTGTGGCGCGTCGCGGTGTCAGTCGCGGTCGTGGGGCTGCTCTTCGCCGGCGGGATGCTGGCCGGGCCCTACCAGACGCAGATCGCCGTGCTCGCCGCGATCTACGTCATCATGGCCAGCAGCCTGAACCTCGTGCTCGGCTACTCGGGCCTGCTGAGCCTGGGCCATCAGGCCTACTTCGGGCTCGGTGCCTACGTCTCGGCCATCGCCTCCACCGCGCTGGGGGTGCCGATGGTGCTGGCCGTGGTGGTCAGCGCCGTCGTCGCGCTCGTCGTGGCCTGGTTGATCGGGCGTGTCACGCTGCGGCTGCGGGCGGCGTTCTTCGTCATCGCGACCTTCGCCGTGGCCGAGATCTTCCGCCAGGTGGCGTTGAACTGGGTGGAGCTGACCGGTGGGCCCATGGGGTACTCCGAAATTCCGCCGATCGGGATGTTCGGGTACGAACTCGTGCGCCCGAAGGAGGTCTTCCCGGTCGTTTTCGCCGTCGCGTTGTTCATCGTGATCGCGATCGCGCGGCTGGCGTCCTCCGGACTCGGCTACAGCATGCGCGGGTTGGCCGAGAACGAGAACCTGGCGCGCGCGGTCGGCATCGACACCAGCCGGAACGCGACCATCGCGTTCAGCCTCAGCGGGGCGATGGCCGCGGTGGCGGGCTCGCTGTACGCGCACACGGTCGGGTTCGTCTCTCCGGAGGTGTTCGGGTTCGCCATCATGATCAACACGCTGTTGATGGTCATCGCGGGCGGAATGGGCACGGTGCTCGGGCCGGTCATCGGGGCGGTGCTGTTCACCCAGCTCCCGGAGATGCTGCGGTTCAGCGACGAGTGGCGGCTGGTGATCTACGGGCTGGTGCTGGTCCTGCTCGTGCGGTTCATGCCGCGTGGGCTGTGGGGCACCGCGCTGCACGTGATGCGGCAGCGCGCCTTGGCCGCGGAAGCACCGGCCGGGGACGAGGGCGAGGCCGATGCCGCCGAGAAGCTCGACCGCAAGGGGGCGCGCCATGCCCAGTCGTGA
- a CDS encoding EAL domain-containing protein, whose translation MSVPLGDVRFAYQPLINVRIGGVVGVEALACPPSGDLDELFRRAERDGMLAEVDARLAANAVADFAGHGTPLPLHLNVLASTVADAPERMDAVRKALRDAGRLEQEVTLEISPPLSGLGERLPAGVNTLRDFGFRIALDRVGGGEVPLELVADLRPDVVKLDRRVLQLLPERLHRLTILDSVRQICEATGARVVVEGVDSQEHLALLRHHGVALGQGNLLAPAVRRPPENSWASSAWVDTRDPAVPAIATRSAAGPLVTDFITPATMLPIDVSTDEVRQTF comes from the coding sequence GTGTCGGTGCCGCTTGGCGACGTGCGTTTCGCGTATCAGCCGCTGATCAACGTGCGGATCGGCGGCGTCGTCGGCGTGGAAGCACTGGCGTGTCCACCGAGCGGCGACCTCGATGAGCTGTTCCGCCGGGCGGAGCGCGATGGCATGCTCGCCGAGGTGGATGCCCGGTTGGCCGCGAACGCGGTGGCTGACTTCGCCGGACACGGGACGCCGCTGCCGCTGCACCTCAACGTGCTGGCGAGCACGGTCGCGGACGCTCCCGAGCGGATGGACGCGGTCCGCAAGGCGCTGCGCGATGCCGGGCGGCTCGAACAGGAGGTCACTCTCGAAATCAGTCCTCCTCTCAGCGGACTGGGCGAGCGGCTGCCGGCCGGTGTGAACACCTTGCGCGACTTCGGGTTCCGCATCGCCCTGGACCGTGTCGGCGGTGGAGAAGTACCCCTGGAGCTCGTGGCGGACCTGCGTCCGGATGTGGTGAAACTGGACCGCCGCGTGTTGCAGCTCCTCCCGGAGCGACTCCACCGCCTGACCATCCTGGACTCCGTCCGCCAGATCTGCGAGGCCACCGGCGCCAGAGTGGTGGTGGAGGGTGTGGACAGCCAGGAGCACCTGGCGCTTCTGCGGCATCACGGTGTCGCGTTGGGACAGGGGAACCTGCTGGCGCCCGCCGTCCGGCGACCGCCGGAGAACTCCTGGGCCTCGTCCGCCTGGGTCGACACCCGCGATCCGGCTGTGCCCGCGATCGCAACGCGCTCCGCCGCCGGGCCTTTGGTGACCGACTTCATCACGCCGGCGACGATGTTGCCCATCGATGTCAGTACTGACGAGGTCCGTCAAACCTTCTGA